A portion of the Acidobacteriaceae bacterium genome contains these proteins:
- the larE gene encoding ATP-dependent sacrificial sulfur transferase LarE has translation MNETLQSAQQALDRELLRYERLAVAYSGGVDSAFLAWAAYRVLGDRMIAVIADSPSLSRADFAEAKAFAEAHNIPLRVVRTDEMSRPEYVRNDGQRCFHCKDELFRVMESLMRELPGDTTLAYGRNLDDSGDFRPGQQAAAIHAVAAPLVDAGLTKVLIRALSREAGLSVADKPAAACLSSRLEYGRPVTVEALQQVEAAEAALKALGFRQLRVRHHGVIARIEIAREELAATSLDLATLDRISAAVKDAAGFEFVTLDTSGYRTGSLNALLPAASIRPLAHAS, from the coding sequence TTGAACGAGACTCTCCAATCAGCACAGCAGGCGCTCGACCGTGAACTTCTACGGTACGAGCGCCTCGCTGTGGCTTACTCCGGTGGAGTAGATTCTGCGTTTCTGGCGTGGGCAGCGTATCGGGTGCTCGGCGATCGCATGATCGCGGTGATCGCGGACTCTCCCAGCCTGTCCCGTGCGGACTTTGCAGAGGCCAAGGCCTTTGCAGAAGCACACAACATTCCTCTGCGCGTCGTTCGTACCGACGAGATGAGCCGGCCGGAGTACGTTCGCAACGATGGTCAGCGCTGCTTCCACTGCAAGGATGAACTCTTCCGCGTGATGGAAAGCCTGATGCGCGAACTCCCCGGCGATACCACGCTGGCGTATGGCCGCAACCTGGACGACTCGGGCGACTTTCGTCCCGGCCAACAGGCGGCAGCGATCCACGCAGTGGCAGCGCCACTCGTCGATGCTGGCTTGACCAAAGTTCTGATCCGCGCGCTTTCACGGGAAGCTGGACTCTCCGTTGCAGACAAGCCTGCCGCCGCTTGCCTTTCCTCGCGCCTGGAGTATGGCCGCCCGGTCACGGTAGAAGCTTTGCAGCAGGTAGAAGCCGCCGAAGCCGCGCTGAAGGCCCTTGGCTTCCGTCAACTTCGAGTGCGTCACCATGGCGTGATTGCCCGCATTGAAATCGCCCGCGAAGAACTGGCTGCTACGTCCTTAGATTTAGCGACACTGGACCGCATTAGCGCGGCGGTGAAGGATGCTGCGGGCTTTGAGTTCGTGACGTTGGACACTTCTGGCTATCGCACAGGTTCGCTCAATGCGCTGCTCCCGGCAGCGTCGATTCGCCCTTTAGCTCATGCATCCTGA